A DNA window from Schistocerca americana isolate TAMUIC-IGC-003095 chromosome 4, iqSchAmer2.1, whole genome shotgun sequence contains the following coding sequences:
- the LOC124613737 gene encoding piggyBac transposable element-derived protein 4-like encodes MAKRSRLSDLEIEKLLLESDDNFNDSSESFQDTDVEASESDFDSETSDDETLPQQTVPSEFVRASSVRIQYLFSGNSGTVVPLKQNDVISCFMCFVDDALCTMIAEQTNLYAEQLIASHPNLPAHSRVHSWQNTTCDEVKTLIGMLVLQGNLHKPDHQMYFSKRESVDTPFFRKVMNEKWLHLLLKFLHFADNTSYDPLGTISRKLFKIHPIMEHLQSKFRSVYMPERNITIDESLLLWRGWLGWKQYIPSKHSRFGIKLYELCESSSGYVWDFNVYTVKDTNYGIHYPDEKITSCIVLELAHDLLGKGHCIYLDNWYTSTDLVDKLTSNNTEVVSTMWQDRKGFPDFIRKEKLKKWEYTTGYKGKQMLMKWKDKRDVVLVSTFHDDTFVNVNSKFLSFLL; translated from the coding sequence ATGGCGAAAAGAAGTCGTTTATCAGATTTGGAGATTGAGAAGCTGCTTTTAGAAAGTGACGATAATTTCAATGACAGTTCTGAAAGTTTTCAAGATACAGATGTTGAGGCTAGTGAAAGTGACTTCGATTCAGAAACGTCTGACGATGAGACACTACCGCAACAGACGGTACCTAGTGAATTTGTGCGTGCTAGTTCAGTTCGTATTCAATATTTGTTCAGTGGTAATAGTGGTACAGTTGTGCCTCTAAAACAAAATGATGTGATTAgttgttttatgtgttttgtggatgatgctttgtgCACAATGATAGCTGAACAGACGAACTTATATGCAGAACAGTTAATAGCTTCTCATCCCAATTTACCAGCACACTCCAGGGTTCACAGTTGGCAGAATACTACATGCGACGAGGTAAAAACACTTATTGGAATGCTAGTACTTCAAGGAAATCTTCACAAACCAGACCACCAAATGTACTTTTCAAAGAGGGAATCAGTTGATACACCTTTCTTCAGGAAAGTGATGAATGAAAAGTGGCTTCATCTTCTATTGAAATTCCTCCACTTTGCTGACAATACCTCATATGATCcactaggcactatcagcagaaaactattcaaaattcaccCCATTATGGAGCATCTGCAGAGTAAATTCAGATCAGTGTACATGCCAGAAAGGAACATCACCATTGATGAATCGTTATTGCTCTGGAGAGGATGGCTTggatggaagcaatatattccatcaaagcaTAGCAGATTTGGCATAAAATTGTATGAACTCTGTGAAAGCAGTTCCGGGTATGTATGGGACTTTAATGTTTACACTGTAAAGGACACTAATTATGGTATCCACTATCCAGATGAAAAAATAACCTCTTGTATTGTTTTGGAGCTTGCACATGATCTGCTCGGGAAAGGCCATTGTATTTATCTTGACAACTGGTACACCAGTACAGATTTGGTGGACAAATTAACCAGCAATAACACCGAAGTTGTCAGCACAATGTGGCAAGACAGGAAGGGGTTCCCCGACTTCATaagaaaggaaaaactgaagaaatggGAGTACACAACAGGGTACAAAGGCAAGCAGATGCtaatgaaatggaaagacaaaagaGATGTTGTTTTGGTCAGCACCTTCCATGATGATACATTTGTAAatgtaaattcaaaatttttgtcttttctattgtag